One genomic region from Nonomuraea helvata encodes:
- a CDS encoding sulfatase: MAMSRNIRKSWAVVVAIVLALAMASPASAGTVSAPKRPNIIFFLVDDMSAELLQYMDTVKSLAHDGTTFSDYYVADSLCCPSRATMFTGEFPHNTGVRTNQGYDHGGYPAFQKHEGRTYAVSLHQAGYRTGYLGKYINEYPAGRGYQVPPGWDEWHVSAAGGYNEFKYRLTHYIKEESGRRRTTDPSGGKYLVDELGQRAVGFIERSRKYAPGEPFFLQVSPFSPHNRVNVKPGDTEPRFPPAERDRPKDRFPGGEFPHGDCGGPDCNSIDVASLPTFNEDTADKPSWVRRAPLDPKIVNQLREDFRDRIRMVQSIDDMVQRVLSALTEQEKQNTYIVFTSDNGFHLGQHRLVRGKATAYDHDVRVPLLVRRPTAGPRGDFATSAIAQNVDLFATFLDMAGVDKATRDSRDGRSLLPLIQGQKVTGWRDAALIEHVKPTPHAPGQPDPDADALKKGNSRPPTYNAVRTAGDLYVEYKGDPTPEYYNTVTDPREESNDPRNARTAGLSKALAALVSCGRPGAMDCWTAAHLR; the protein is encoded by the coding sequence ATGGCGATGTCCCGAAATATCAGGAAAAGCTGGGCGGTGGTGGTCGCCATCGTCCTTGCCTTGGCCATGGCGTCCCCGGCGTCCGCCGGCACCGTGTCCGCGCCCAAGCGGCCGAACATCATCTTCTTCCTCGTCGACGACATGTCGGCCGAGCTGCTCCAGTACATGGACACCGTCAAGAGCCTCGCCCACGACGGCACCACGTTCAGCGACTACTACGTGGCCGACTCGCTCTGCTGCCCGTCACGGGCGACCATGTTCACCGGCGAGTTCCCGCACAACACCGGCGTGCGCACCAACCAGGGCTACGATCACGGCGGTTACCCGGCGTTCCAGAAGCATGAGGGCAGGACGTACGCCGTCTCCCTGCACCAGGCCGGATACCGTACGGGCTACCTCGGCAAGTACATCAACGAGTATCCCGCCGGCCGCGGCTACCAGGTGCCGCCGGGCTGGGACGAGTGGCATGTGAGCGCGGCCGGCGGCTACAACGAATTCAAGTACCGGCTCACCCACTACATCAAGGAGGAATCGGGCCGCCGGCGGACGACCGACCCCTCGGGGGGCAAGTACCTGGTGGACGAGCTGGGGCAGCGGGCGGTCGGCTTCATCGAGCGCTCCCGCAAGTACGCCCCGGGCGAGCCGTTCTTCCTCCAGGTCTCCCCCTTCTCGCCGCACAACCGGGTCAACGTCAAGCCCGGCGACACGGAGCCGCGCTTCCCGCCCGCGGAGCGCGACCGGCCGAAGGACCGCTTCCCCGGCGGGGAGTTCCCCCACGGCGACTGCGGGGGTCCCGACTGCAACAGCATCGACGTGGCCTCCCTGCCCACGTTCAACGAGGACACCGCCGACAAGCCCTCCTGGGTACGGCGGGCGCCACTCGACCCGAAGATCGTCAACCAGCTCCGCGAGGACTTCCGCGACCGGATCCGCATGGTGCAGTCGATCGACGACATGGTGCAGCGCGTCCTGTCCGCGCTGACCGAGCAGGAGAAGCAGAACACGTACATCGTCTTCACCAGCGACAACGGCTTCCACCTCGGCCAGCACCGCCTGGTGCGCGGCAAGGCCACCGCCTACGACCACGACGTACGGGTGCCGCTCCTGGTCAGGCGTCCGACCGCCGGGCCGCGCGGCGACTTCGCGACCAGCGCCATCGCCCAGAACGTGGACCTGTTCGCGACCTTCCTCGACATGGCCGGCGTCGACAAGGCGACGCGTGACAGCCGCGACGGCCGCAGCCTGCTCCCCCTCATCCAGGGCCAGAAGGTCACCGGCTGGCGCGACGCGGCACTGATCGAGCACGTCAAGCCGACCCCGCACGCGCCCGGCCAGCCCGACCCCGACGCGGACGCCCTCAAGAAGGGCAACTCCCGTCCGCCCACCTACAACGCCGTGCGGACCGCCGGGGACCTCTACGTCGAGTACAAGGGGGATCCGACGCCCGAGTACTACAACACCGTCACCGATCCCCGCGAGGAGTCCAACGACCCGCGCAACGCCAGAACGGCCGGCCTGAGCAAGGCCCTCGCCGCTCTCGTGAGTTGCGGCAGGCCCGGCGCGATGGACTGCTGGACGGCGGCCCACCTGCGCTGA
- a CDS encoding cytochrome P450, which produces MNDHSGDARKVRREGGSDLAAQGPTARETCPVRQADDGTWEVRGYAQARAVLRGDGTVQAGLGVETVEKLPARIRRPVLYRDGPEHREHRRQTAKYFTPRRVDERYRALMAETAERQLARLREAGEAQLSELSFGMAIEVASAIIGLTSSRPGIRGRLERFFPEKFGRPGLTSPSGIYWLVRQNVNWLRVYLADVRPAIRDHRREPRDDLISHLISEGCTAAEILGECLTFAAAGMVTTREFICVAAWHLFADDALLERYRAADEPGRLAVLHEILRLEPVVARLRRRTTAPLELPGDDGQVTVPPGALIDVFVDAANTDPQAVGPQPLSMCPGRAIDGGGGGTGAAALSFGDGPHRCPGAGIAVLEADVFLSRLFAMDGVRMASAPRVSFNNDIGGYEIRGLTVRTGP; this is translated from the coding sequence GTGAACGACCACAGCGGGGACGCGCGCAAGGTCCGGCGCGAAGGCGGGAGCGACCTGGCTGCTCAAGGCCCGACCGCACGCGAGACCTGCCCGGTCAGGCAGGCCGATGACGGCACGTGGGAGGTCCGCGGTTACGCGCAGGCCCGCGCCGTGCTGCGCGGCGACGGCACCGTCCAGGCCGGGCTGGGCGTCGAGACCGTGGAGAAGCTGCCGGCCAGGATCCGGCGTCCCGTCCTCTACCGGGACGGGCCCGAGCACCGCGAGCACCGCCGGCAGACCGCGAAGTACTTCACGCCCCGCCGGGTGGACGAGCGGTATCGCGCGCTGATGGCGGAGACCGCCGAAAGGCAGCTCGCCAGGCTGCGGGAGGCGGGCGAGGCGCAGCTCTCCGAGCTGAGCTTCGGCATGGCGATCGAGGTGGCGAGCGCGATCATCGGCCTCACGTCGAGCAGGCCTGGGATCCGCGGCAGACTGGAACGCTTCTTCCCGGAGAAGTTCGGCAGGCCCGGCCTGACCAGCCCGAGCGGGATCTACTGGCTGGTCCGGCAGAACGTCAACTGGCTGCGCGTCTACCTGGCCGACGTCCGCCCGGCGATCCGCGACCACCGCCGCGAGCCGCGCGACGACCTCATCTCGCACCTGATCTCCGAGGGGTGCACGGCCGCCGAGATCCTCGGTGAGTGCCTGACCTTCGCCGCGGCCGGCATGGTGACCACGCGCGAGTTCATCTGCGTCGCGGCCTGGCACCTGTTCGCCGATGACGCGCTGCTGGAGCGCTACCGTGCGGCGGACGAGCCCGGCCGCCTCGCCGTCCTGCACGAGATCCTGCGGCTCGAACCCGTCGTGGCCCGGCTGCGCCGGCGCACCACGGCCCCGCTCGAACTGCCCGGCGACGACGGCCAGGTCACGGTGCCGCCGGGCGCGCTGATCGACGTGTTCGTCGACGCGGCGAACACCGACCCCCAAGCCGTGGGCCCGCAGCCGCTGTCGATGTGCCCCGGGCGCGCCATCGACGGCGGCGGCGGTGGTACGGGCGCCGCGGCCCTGTCCTTCGGCGACGGCCCGCACCGGTGTCCCGGAGCGGGTATCGCCGTCCTGGAGGCCGACGTCTTCCTCAGCCGCCTGTTCGCCATGGACGGCGTCCGGATGGCGTCGGCGCCCCGGGTGAGCTTCAACAACGACATCGGCGGATACGAGATCCGCGGGCTGACGGTCAGAACGGGGCCGTGA
- a CDS encoding ZIP family zinc transporter, with amino-acid sequence MMPQWLEAGLWGLLAGGALVLGAGFAWLERVPERVIAMIMAFGAGVLISALSFELMDEAERSGGLLPTAAGFLAGACVYVAANALLARRGARHRKRSGDQQPSEADVQGSGAAIAIGALLDGIPESVVLGVSLVGGGEIGLAVVAAVFISNVPEGLSSAAGMKRAGRGARYVFGIWGGIALASGVAALLGNLSMQSASPAVTSVIMGVAAGAILAMVADTMIPEAFERAHTLTGLIATIGFLSAFAIERLAE; translated from the coding sequence ATGATGCCGCAGTGGCTTGAGGCGGGGCTGTGGGGGTTGCTGGCCGGTGGGGCCCTGGTCCTGGGGGCCGGGTTCGCCTGGCTGGAGCGGGTTCCGGAGCGGGTGATCGCCATGATCATGGCTTTCGGGGCCGGTGTGCTGATCTCGGCGCTCTCGTTCGAGCTGATGGACGAGGCCGAGCGGTCCGGCGGCCTCCTGCCGACCGCCGCCGGCTTCCTCGCCGGCGCCTGCGTCTACGTGGCGGCCAACGCGCTGCTGGCCCGGCGCGGCGCACGGCACCGCAAGCGTTCGGGCGATCAGCAACCGAGCGAGGCCGACGTCCAGGGGAGCGGCGCGGCGATCGCCATCGGCGCCCTGCTCGACGGCATACCCGAGTCCGTGGTGCTCGGCGTGTCCCTCGTCGGCGGCGGGGAGATCGGGCTCGCCGTCGTCGCCGCGGTCTTCATCTCGAACGTCCCCGAAGGGCTCTCCAGCGCCGCCGGGATGAAGCGCGCGGGCCGCGGCGCCCGCTACGTGTTCGGCATCTGGGGAGGCATCGCGCTGGCCAGCGGCGTTGCGGCGCTGCTCGGCAACCTGTCCATGCAGTCCGCCTCGCCGGCGGTCACCTCGGTCATCATGGGCGTCGCTGCGGGCGCGATCCTCGCCATGGTGGCCGACACGATGATCCCCGAGGCCTTCGAGCGCGCGCACACCCTCACGGGGCTCATCGCCACGATCGGTTTCCTGTCGGCCTTCGCCATCGAGCGCCTGGCCGAGTGA
- a CDS encoding winged helix DNA-binding domain-containing protein: MTNRSTAMAGLSWADIWGRRLDRHGLSAPMRDGRPADAVAAMCGAHAQVLSAAEVSIGLRVVGLTRNDVRYALWEERSLVKTFGPRGTVHLLPTHELPLWTGALGALPSSSNSMPADARLTPEQTHEVVAAIAEALADTELTVDELTAAVATRTGPWATDPVVPGFGSMRPRWQQAIHLAAHRGVLCFGPNRGRKVTYTSPRRWLPGFRPTPAADALAGLVRRYLHAYGPATPQQFAQWLSAPRRWAAELFDSLADQLQQVEVAGAVAWVLAGDTAPAPVPAHGVRLLPYFDAYTVGCHPRERLFPAAAAQRALSGGQAGNYPVLLVDGTVAGIWHQRRSGRKLDITVELLTTLTIDEHRELADQVKRIGEILESEPRLTMGKIAVGGHL, encoded by the coding sequence ATGACCAACCGTTCCACCGCGATGGCTGGGCTGTCCTGGGCCGATATATGGGGCCGACGGCTCGATCGGCATGGGCTGTCCGCCCCGATGCGCGACGGCCGACCGGCAGATGCCGTCGCCGCCATGTGCGGGGCGCATGCCCAGGTGCTCTCGGCCGCCGAGGTGTCCATCGGGCTGCGCGTCGTCGGTCTCACCCGCAACGATGTCCGGTACGCGCTGTGGGAGGAGCGGAGTCTGGTCAAGACGTTCGGGCCGCGCGGCACCGTGCATCTGCTGCCGACGCACGAACTGCCACTGTGGACCGGCGCGCTCGGCGCATTGCCATCGTCTTCGAACAGCATGCCCGCCGACGCGCGGCTGACCCCGGAGCAGACCCACGAGGTCGTCGCGGCCATCGCAGAAGCACTGGCCGACACGGAGCTCACTGTTGACGAACTCACTGCGGCGGTGGCCACCCGCACCGGTCCGTGGGCCACCGACCCGGTGGTGCCAGGATTCGGGAGCATGCGGCCACGCTGGCAACAGGCGATCCACCTTGCCGCACACCGCGGGGTCCTGTGCTTCGGCCCGAACCGCGGGCGAAAGGTCACCTACACCAGTCCACGACGATGGCTCCCAGGGTTCCGGCCCACCCCGGCAGCCGACGCGCTCGCCGGCCTGGTCCGGCGCTACCTGCACGCGTACGGCCCGGCCACGCCGCAGCAGTTCGCGCAGTGGCTGTCCGCGCCGCGCCGCTGGGCGGCCGAACTGTTCGACTCCCTTGCCGATCAACTGCAACAGGTCGAGGTCGCCGGCGCTGTGGCCTGGGTCCTCGCCGGCGACACCGCGCCGGCACCCGTGCCGGCACACGGGGTACGGCTACTGCCGTACTTCGACGCCTACACCGTTGGCTGCCACCCGCGTGAGCGGCTTTTCCCCGCAGCTGCCGCGCAACGCGCGCTCTCCGGCGGTCAAGCCGGCAACTATCCTGTACTGCTCGTCGACGGCACTGTCGCCGGGATCTGGCACCAGCGTCGCTCCGGCCGCAAGCTGGACATCACGGTCGAACTGCTGACCACACTCACCATCGACGAGCACCGTGAGCTGGCCGACCAGGTGAAGCGCATCGGGGAGATCCTGGAGAGCGAACCACGGCTGACCATGGGCAAGATCGCCGTAGGCGGCCACCTGTAG
- a CDS encoding S8 family serine peptidase, with product MKRRLLLAVLASTGIALPLTVMPSTANAEPARPDRFQHLDGAFGYAGFKPAALDQARQVKVLIQVDGTPVGDAAADAAEAGRTVDRPTLRAALHDKQQSVEEKVKAEGGKVLTTYTDTFNGIAASVPRRSLPAIQEAPGVLSVHPVRTFRPDNTAAIPYIGAPQAWQDLGKTGAGVKVAVIDTGIDYTHANFGGSGNPADFKSNNGAVIEPGTFPTAKVIGGYDFVGDDYDANDPASTPKPDPDPLDCNGHGSHVAGSSAGSGVTADGKTYTGPYDTTTHTRTFKVGPGVAPAASLMAYRVFGCEGSASEDVIVSAMERALKDGADVVNMSLGSPFGRIEEPSAQAVRTLTRAGVTVVTSAGNSGQNAYLVGAPAIAPTAIAVAALDAARAQLPAAKISANGTEIVAQNSNEAALPSGALPIAVLRTSYPSGALSLGCDPADYAAYPGGVTGKLVITLRGSCARVKRAILGQQAGAAAVAMINTDAAFPPLEGPITSDPDTGEPYTVTIPFLGIRSTDGAAAAALDGKTTTLAALTVPNPSYAALASFSSGGPANVSSSLKPDVTAPGVAVVSTGVGTGSGPATISGTSMASPMVAGVAALVKQAHPRWRPAQIKAAIVSTADATSKIKNYTARVAGSGVVAARQAVGASVISEAKDGSPNLSFGLKELTGPYRQSESLTLHNKGKTPVTYDLAAAFTGQPYGAKVSVSPATVTVGRESSRTVQVTLSLSAQAVAALPTAETSNFGTVVHIQGAVTATPRKAAEGVYPLRSAFLLVPDAESRVRSSRPGTYTPGEGGLVTSVGVRNDGVHAGAADVYAWGITDAEDVKGAEDSMDIRTVGVQALPGSALGGADTDRALVFAVNTSGRWSNAAANEFDLSIDTTGDGSPDYILVGADYGLVTTGDFDGRFATFVFKADGSMVDAWVATAPMNGGTLLMPVLASEVGLTEGASRFTYAVTGFSKVPDGLVDETEAAAFDAFAPALSTGAYALLEPGASATVRLTVDRARLATTPAKGWLVVTLDDRSGAQEADQVGFGKLPAVQP from the coding sequence TTGAAGAGGCGTCTGCTGCTCGCAGTCCTCGCGTCCACGGGCATTGCGCTTCCGCTGACCGTGATGCCGTCCACGGCGAACGCCGAACCTGCCCGTCCGGACCGCTTCCAGCATCTGGACGGCGCGTTCGGCTACGCCGGGTTCAAGCCGGCCGCGCTCGACCAGGCCCGCCAGGTCAAGGTCCTCATCCAGGTCGACGGCACGCCGGTCGGCGACGCCGCCGCCGACGCCGCCGAGGCCGGCAGGACGGTCGACCGGCCGACCTTACGTGCCGCGCTCCACGACAAACAGCAGAGCGTCGAGGAGAAGGTGAAGGCCGAGGGCGGAAAAGTCCTCACCACCTATACCGACACCTTCAACGGCATCGCCGCCTCGGTCCCGCGCCGCAGCCTGCCGGCGATCCAGGAGGCCCCCGGGGTGCTCTCCGTGCACCCGGTGCGTACGTTCAGGCCGGACAACACCGCGGCCATCCCTTACATCGGGGCCCCGCAGGCCTGGCAGGACCTGGGCAAGACCGGCGCAGGCGTGAAGGTGGCGGTCATCGACACCGGGATCGACTACACGCACGCGAACTTCGGCGGCTCGGGCAACCCGGCCGACTTCAAGAGCAACAACGGCGCCGTGATCGAGCCGGGCACGTTCCCGACCGCCAAGGTGATCGGCGGCTACGACTTCGTGGGCGACGACTACGACGCCAACGACCCCGCCTCGACGCCCAAGCCCGACCCCGACCCGCTTGACTGCAACGGCCACGGCTCCCACGTGGCGGGCAGCTCGGCCGGCTCCGGCGTGACCGCGGACGGCAAGACCTACACCGGCCCGTACGACACCACCACGCACACCAGGACCTTCAAGGTCGGACCGGGTGTGGCGCCGGCCGCCTCGCTGATGGCCTACCGCGTCTTCGGCTGTGAGGGGTCGGCCAGCGAGGACGTCATCGTCTCGGCCATGGAGCGGGCGCTCAAGGACGGCGCCGACGTCGTCAACATGTCGCTCGGCTCGCCCTTCGGGCGTATCGAGGAGCCCTCGGCGCAGGCCGTGCGGACGCTGACCCGCGCGGGCGTGACCGTGGTCACCTCCGCCGGCAACTCCGGGCAGAACGCCTACCTGGTCGGGGCGCCCGCCATCGCCCCCACGGCCATCGCCGTCGCCGCCCTCGACGCGGCCCGCGCGCAGCTGCCCGCGGCGAAGATCTCGGCGAACGGCACCGAGATCGTCGCGCAGAACTCCAACGAGGCTGCCCTGCCGTCAGGCGCCCTGCCGATCGCGGTGCTGCGCACGAGTTACCCGTCCGGCGCGCTCTCGCTGGGCTGCGACCCCGCCGACTACGCGGCCTATCCGGGCGGGGTGACCGGCAAGCTCGTGATCACCCTGCGCGGCTCCTGCGCGCGGGTGAAGCGGGCCATCCTGGGCCAGCAGGCCGGTGCCGCCGCGGTCGCGATGATCAACACCGATGCCGCGTTCCCGCCCCTGGAAGGACCGATCACGTCCGATCCGGACACCGGTGAGCCGTACACGGTCACCATCCCGTTCCTCGGCATCAGGAGCACCGACGGCGCCGCGGCCGCGGCGCTGGACGGCAAGACCACCACCCTGGCGGCGCTGACCGTGCCCAACCCCAGCTACGCCGCGCTCGCCTCGTTCTCCTCCGGCGGCCCGGCGAACGTCAGCAGCTCCCTGAAGCCGGACGTGACCGCGCCCGGCGTCGCCGTCGTCTCGACCGGGGTGGGCACCGGCTCCGGCCCCGCGACGATCTCGGGCACGTCGATGGCCTCGCCGATGGTCGCCGGCGTGGCGGCGCTCGTGAAGCAGGCGCATCCCCGCTGGCGTCCCGCCCAGATCAAGGCCGCGATCGTCAGCACCGCCGACGCCACGTCCAAGATCAAGAACTACACCGCCAGGGTCGCCGGCTCCGGTGTGGTGGCCGCGCGGCAGGCGGTCGGCGCCTCGGTGATCAGTGAGGCGAAGGACGGCTCCCCCAACCTGTCGTTCGGCCTGAAGGAACTGACCGGCCCCTACCGGCAGAGCGAGAGCCTCACCCTCCACAACAAGGGCAAGACCCCGGTCACCTACGACCTGGCCGCCGCCTTCACCGGTCAGCCCTACGGCGCGAAGGTCTCGGTCTCTCCCGCGACCGTGACCGTGGGCCGGGAGAGCAGTCGTACCGTCCAGGTCACGCTGTCGCTCAGCGCTCAGGCCGTGGCCGCGCTGCCCACCGCCGAGACGTCCAACTTCGGCACGGTCGTCCACATCCAGGGCGCGGTGACCGCCACGCCGCGCAAGGCCGCCGAGGGCGTCTACCCGCTGCGGTCGGCGTTCCTGCTCGTGCCCGACGCCGAGTCCCGGGTGCGCTCGTCCAGGCCGGGTACGTACACGCCTGGCGAAGGCGGGCTCGTGACCTCCGTCGGCGTCCGCAACGACGGCGTGCACGCCGGCGCCGCGGACGTCTACGCCTGGGGCATCACGGACGCCGAGGACGTCAAGGGCGCCGAGGACTCGATGGACATCCGCACGGTCGGGGTGCAGGCGCTCCCGGGCTCGGCGCTCGGCGGCGCCGACACCGACCGGGCGCTGGTCTTCGCGGTCAACACCTCCGGCCGCTGGTCCAACGCCGCGGCCAACGAGTTCGACCTGTCGATCGACACCACCGGCGACGGATCGCCCGACTACATCCTGGTCGGCGCGGACTACGGTCTGGTCACCACGGGCGACTTCGACGGGCGGTTCGCCACGTTCGTCTTCAAGGCCGACGGGTCCATGGTGGACGCGTGGGTCGCCACGGCTCCCATGAACGGCGGCACGCTGCTGATGCCGGTGCTCGCCTCCGAGGTGGGGCTGACCGAGGGCGCCTCGCGGTTCACGTACGCGGTGACCGGGTTCTCGAAGGTTCCGGACGGGCTCGTGGACGAGACCGAGGCGGCGGCGTTCGACGCCTTCGCTCCGGCGCTCTCCACGGGGGCGTACGCACTGCTCGAGCCCGGCGCGTCCGCCACCGTCCGGCTCACGGTCGACCGGGCGAGACTGGCCACCACGCCGGCGAAGGGCTGGCTGGTCGTCACCCTGGACGACCGCAGCGGCGCCCAGGAGGCCGACCAGGTCGGCTTCGGGAAGCTGCCCGCCGTACAGCCGTAA
- a CDS encoding helix-turn-helix domain-containing protein gives MTTGSSRRLRADAVRNSERILRAARQVWAEHGPDAHLEEIARRAGVGIATLYRRFPDKAGLVRAALDQSISEDIAPAIEQALNDDDPRRGLVTVLEAAVSMAAREHNTLAAARNSGAMTAQAGTPFFDSLTLLTRRAQEAGLVRADLVPDDMPRIMVMLLGVLWTMDPRSDGWRRYLTLVLDGLSPETPTPLPPVVPLQQPGDCSL, from the coding sequence GTGACCACCGGCAGTTCCCGGCGGCTGCGCGCCGACGCGGTCCGCAACTCCGAAAGGATCCTGCGCGCCGCCCGGCAGGTCTGGGCCGAACACGGCCCCGACGCGCACCTCGAAGAGATCGCCCGCCGCGCCGGCGTGGGCATCGCCACGCTCTACCGCCGCTTCCCGGACAAGGCGGGGCTGGTACGCGCCGCCCTCGACCAGAGCATCTCCGAGGACATCGCTCCCGCCATCGAGCAGGCGCTGAACGACGACGACCCGAGGCGTGGGCTGGTCACCGTGCTGGAGGCGGCCGTGTCCATGGCGGCCCGCGAACACAACACCCTGGCCGCCGCCCGCAACTCCGGCGCCATGACGGCGCAGGCCGGCACCCCGTTCTTCGACTCGCTGACGCTGCTGACCCGCCGGGCGCAGGAGGCCGGCCTCGTCCGCGCCGACCTCGTCCCCGACGACATGCCAAGGATCATGGTCATGCTCCTGGGCGTGCTGTGGACCATGGACCCCCGCAGCGACGGCTGGCGGCGCTACCTCACGTTGGTACTCGACGGGCTGTCCCCGGAAACGCCCACTCCGCTGCCGCCCGTGGTGCCGCTCCAGCAGCCGGGCGACTGCTCCCTGTGA
- a CDS encoding YceI family protein: MYTSHEAAHPSRQAEAGGPAGRRGLRALIRTKDGWPVRQAVVTVTDLTGQQVVRAEADADGVVSSGPLPGPTPETSAVAADIVAASIDTGNGMRDDHLRSPDFLNVDAYRMISYRSTGLTPAGTDRWTVHGTLTLAGVARPVDLDLAYLGTGPDPWGGLRAAFRAETELRREDFAMTYNQVVRAGVNLIGATLKVELDIQAVQGASLP; encoded by the coding sequence ATGTACACCAGCCACGAGGCCGCCCACCCCAGCCGGCAGGCCGAGGCGGGCGGCCCGGCCGGTCGCCGGGGGTTGCGCGCCCTGATCAGGACGAAGGACGGATGGCCCGTGCGTCAGGCCGTCGTCACGGTGACCGACCTGACCGGGCAGCAGGTCGTCCGGGCCGAGGCCGACGCCGACGGCGTGGTGTCGAGCGGCCCGCTGCCCGGCCCGACCCCGGAGACCTCCGCGGTGGCCGCCGACATCGTGGCCGCGTCGATCGACACGGGGAACGGCATGCGGGACGACCATCTCCGCTCGCCCGACTTCCTGAACGTCGACGCGTACCGGATGATCTCCTACCGCAGCACCGGGCTCACCCCCGCGGGCACCGACCGGTGGACCGTGCACGGGACGCTGACGCTCGCCGGGGTGGCGCGGCCGGTCGATCTCGACCTGGCGTACCTGGGGACCGGCCCGGACCCGTGGGGCGGGCTGCGGGCGGCGTTCCGAGCCGAGACCGAGCTGCGCCGCGAGGACTTCGCGATGACGTACAACCAGGTAGTGCGGGCCGGGGTCAACCTGATCGGCGCGACGCTCAAGGTGGAGCTGGACATCCAGGCCGTACAGGGCGCGTCTCTGCCCTAG
- a CDS encoding TetR/AcrR family transcriptional regulator: MTGKTERADRVSVTRERILTAAERLFAEHGVFAVSNRQVSEAAGQGNNAAVGYHFGTKTHLVRAIIRKHAEPVERIRERMLADMGDSADVRDWAACLVRPVTEHLAALGSPTWHARFIAQVVTDPSLRALVAEETRSSPSLRRTLEGFHQCLPELPAEVRAERGDMARQLITHMCAERERALAEGTPTPRASWHDAATGLIDALVGLWLAPVTRDS, from the coding sequence ATGACGGGCAAGACCGAGCGGGCCGATCGGGTCAGCGTCACCCGCGAACGCATCCTGACGGCGGCGGAGCGGCTGTTCGCCGAGCACGGCGTGTTCGCCGTGTCCAACCGTCAGGTCAGCGAGGCCGCCGGACAGGGCAACAACGCCGCCGTCGGCTACCACTTCGGGACGAAGACCCACCTGGTCCGCGCGATCATCCGCAAACACGCCGAGCCGGTCGAGCGGATACGCGAGCGGATGCTGGCCGACATGGGCGACTCCGCGGACGTACGCGACTGGGCCGCCTGCCTGGTCCGGCCGGTCACCGAGCATCTGGCCGCCCTGGGCTCCCCTACCTGGCACGCCCGGTTCATCGCGCAGGTGGTGACCGACCCCTCGCTACGCGCGCTCGTCGCCGAGGAGACCCGCTCCTCCCCTTCGCTGAGGCGGACTCTCGAGGGGTTTCACCAGTGCCTGCCCGAACTGCCCGCCGAAGTGCGTGCCGAGCGCGGCGACATGGCCCGCCAGCTGATCACGCACATGTGCGCCGAGCGCGAACGCGCTCTCGCCGAAGGCACCCCCACGCCCCGGGCCAGCTGGCACGACGCGGCCACCGGCCTGATCGACGCGCTCGTGGGGCTGTGGCTGGCACCCGTGACCCGCGACTCCTGA
- a CDS encoding IS5 family transposase produces the protein MTRRHDLTDAQWAALEPHLPAASGKGRPPKWSKRQLIDGIRWRIRTGAPWRDVPACYGHWFTVYGLFRRWQREGIWARILAALQACADAAGKIDWTVSVDSTITRAHQHAAGARRDGHLQKEPPGGVHSEPADHGLGRSRGGLTTKTHLACEQGRKLLAAVVTAGQRGDSPQFIPVLGKIRVARLGGGRPRTRPDRVLADKAYTSKANRTHLRRRGIKACIPSKADQDAHRRAKGSKGGRPPAFDPAFYRLRHAVECGINLLKGNRGMATRYDKLAVRYEAVVIIAAINQWLNAL, from the coding sequence GTGACGAGGCGGCACGACCTCACTGATGCGCAGTGGGCGGCGCTGGAGCCGCATCTGCCTGCCGCATCGGGCAAGGGGCGTCCGCCGAAGTGGAGCAAGCGTCAGTTGATCGACGGGATCCGGTGGCGGATCCGGACCGGGGCGCCGTGGCGGGACGTTCCTGCCTGCTACGGCCACTGGTTCACCGTGTATGGCTTGTTCCGGCGCTGGCAGCGGGAGGGGATCTGGGCGCGGATCCTGGCGGCCTTGCAGGCGTGTGCGGACGCCGCCGGGAAGATCGATTGGACGGTGAGCGTGGACTCCACCATCACCCGGGCTCACCAGCACGCGGCCGGAGCACGCCGGGACGGTCACCTGCAAAAGGAACCACCCGGCGGGGTGCACAGCGAGCCGGCCGATCATGGCCTGGGGCGCTCGCGCGGCGGGCTGACCACCAAGACCCATCTGGCTTGCGAGCAGGGCCGCAAGCTGCTGGCTGCGGTGGTGACCGCCGGGCAGCGGGGCGACAGCCCGCAGTTCATACCGGTGCTCGGCAAGATCCGGGTGGCCCGCCTCGGCGGTGGCCGTCCCAGGACCCGCCCGGACCGGGTCCTGGCCGACAAGGCCTACACCAGCAAGGCCAACCGGACTCATCTGCGCCGGCGTGGGATCAAGGCGTGCATTCCGAGCAAGGCCGACCAGGACGCTCACCGGCGAGCCAAGGGATCGAAGGGAGGTCGCCCGCCCGCCTTCGACCCCGCGTTCTACCGGCTGCGTCACGCTGTGGAGTGCGGCATCAACCTGCTCAAAGGCAACCGCGGCATGGCGACCCGTTACGACAAGCTCGCCGTACGCTACGAAGCCGTCGTCATCATCGCTGCGATCAACCAGTGGCTCAATGCCTTATGA